One part of the Streptomyces lienomycini genome encodes these proteins:
- the galE gene encoding UDP-glucose 4-epimerase GalE, whose protein sequence is MTWLITGGAGYIGAHVVRAMTEAGERTVVYDDLSSGIAERVPDGVPLVVGSVLDGERVARALADHSVTGVVHTAAKKQVGESVDLPLHYYRQNVEGLRVLLDAVTKADVPSFVFSSSAAVYGMPDVDLVTEETPCVPMSPYGETKLAGEWLVRATGRATGLSTASLRYFNVAGAASPEMADTGVHNLVPMVFEKLTASEAPRIFGDDYATPDGTCVRDYIHVVDVAEAHVAAARALRSSPGRSLTLNIGTGEGVSVREMIDRINALTGRDQPPTVTPRRPGDPARVVASADRAAAELGWKARYDVEDMITSAWAGWVRLHPEAARA, encoded by the coding sequence ATGACCTGGCTGATCACCGGCGGCGCCGGATACATCGGGGCGCACGTCGTACGGGCGATGACCGAGGCGGGCGAGCGGACGGTCGTGTACGACGACCTGTCCTCGGGGATCGCCGAGCGCGTGCCCGACGGGGTCCCGCTGGTGGTGGGCTCGGTCCTGGACGGCGAGCGGGTCGCGCGCGCCCTGGCCGACCACTCCGTCACCGGCGTGGTGCACACGGCCGCCAAGAAGCAGGTCGGCGAGTCGGTGGACCTCCCGCTGCACTACTACCGGCAGAACGTCGAGGGCCTGCGCGTCCTGCTGGACGCGGTCACGAAGGCCGACGTCCCGTCCTTCGTCTTCTCCTCCTCCGCCGCCGTGTACGGCATGCCCGACGTCGACCTGGTGACCGAGGAGACGCCGTGCGTGCCCATGTCGCCGTACGGCGAGACCAAGCTGGCCGGCGAGTGGCTGGTCCGGGCCACCGGCAGGGCCACGGGTCTGTCCACGGCCTCGCTGCGCTACTTCAACGTCGCGGGCGCGGCGAGCCCGGAGATGGCCGACACCGGCGTCCACAACCTCGTCCCGATGGTCTTCGAGAAGCTCACGGCGTCCGAGGCGCCCCGGATCTTCGGCGACGACTACGCGACGCCGGACGGCACCTGTGTGCGCGACTACATCCACGTCGTCGACGTGGCCGAGGCGCACGTGGCCGCGGCCCGCGCCCTGCGGTCCTCCCCCGGCCGCTCCCTCACCCTCAACATCGGCACGGGCGAGGGCGTCTCCGTCCGCGAGATGATCGACCGCATCAACGCCCTCACCGGCCGCGACCAGCCCCCGACGGTCACCCCCCGCCGCCCCGGCGACCCGGCCCGCGTCGTCGCCTCCGCCGACCGCGCCGCCGCGGAGCTGGGCTGGAAGGCCAGGTACGACGTCGAGGACATGATCACGTCGGCGTGGGCGGGCTGGGTGCGGCTGCACCCGGAGGCGGCGCGGGCCTGA
- a CDS encoding MarR family winged helix-turn-helix transcriptional regulator yields the protein MTTPATDWLRLDQQICFSLNAASRAFGGVYRVVLKDLGLTYPQYLVMLVLWEHGELPVKRLGEHLRLDSGTLSPLLKRLEAAGLVRRERSTRDERSVEVRLTGEGAALRGRAVEVPRRIAAATGLDLAEIEDLRARLDRLTAAMDAYGTDPAPGPS from the coding sequence ATGACGACGCCCGCGACCGACTGGCTCCGCCTGGACCAGCAGATCTGCTTCTCCCTGAACGCCGCCTCGCGCGCCTTCGGCGGCGTCTACCGCGTGGTCCTCAAGGACCTGGGGCTGACCTATCCGCAGTACCTGGTGATGCTGGTGCTGTGGGAGCACGGCGAGCTGCCCGTGAAGAGACTCGGCGAGCACCTCCGCCTCGACTCCGGCACGCTGTCGCCCCTGCTCAAGCGGCTGGAGGCGGCAGGCCTGGTCCGGCGTGAGCGCAGCACGCGCGACGAGCGTTCGGTGGAGGTGCGGCTGACCGGCGAGGGCGCGGCGCTGCGCGGGCGGGCCGTCGAGGTGCCGCGCCGGATCGCCGCGGCGACCGGCCTGGACCTCGCGGAGATCGAGGACCTGCGCGCCCGCCTCGACCGGCTCACGGCGGCCATGGACGCCTACGGCACCGATCCGGCCCCGGGCCCGTCCTGA
- a CDS encoding thioredoxin domain-containing protein yields the protein MNGPERRGTRRVWAGPALLLVAGAGAATGQVVQGRPGAAAVLLAAFALLAALISPLVFPRSIGALEARRRSAVDGRPVVFWRPGCTYCLRMRVRLGRGARRLYWVDIWRDGDGAALVRAANDGNETVPTVLVAGRPYTNPDPAWVREQLSSSG from the coding sequence GTGAACGGGCCGGAGAGGCGGGGCACGAGACGGGTGTGGGCGGGACCGGCGCTGCTCCTGGTCGCCGGAGCGGGCGCGGCGACCGGGCAGGTGGTCCAGGGGCGTCCGGGCGCCGCCGCCGTGCTGCTAGCGGCGTTCGCGCTGCTGGCGGCGCTGATCTCGCCGCTGGTCTTCCCGAGGTCGATCGGCGCGCTGGAGGCGCGGCGTCGCAGTGCCGTCGACGGCCGGCCGGTCGTGTTCTGGCGGCCGGGCTGCACGTACTGCCTGCGGATGCGCGTCCGGCTGGGGCGCGGGGCGCGGCGGCTGTACTGGGTCGACATCTGGCGGGACGGCGACGGCGCGGCGCTCGTGCGCGCCGCCAACGACGGCAACGAGACGGTGCCCACGGTCCTGGTGGCGGGCCGGCCGTACACCAACCCCGACCCGGCGTGGGTGCGCGAGCAGCTCTCCTCGTCCGGGTGA
- a CDS encoding organic hydroperoxide resistance protein: MDALYTAAATATHGRDGRTVSSDGTLDLALGIPVEMGGNGQGTNPEQLFAAGYAACFGSALGVVGRAAKVDVSDAAVTAEVGIGKQGEGFALAVTLRVELPEGLDAETGRKLVEQAHQVCPYSNATRGNIPVDLVIE, translated from the coding sequence ATGGACGCGCTCTACACCGCCGCCGCCACCGCCACCCACGGCCGCGACGGCCGCACCGTCAGCTCCGACGGCACGCTCGACCTCGCGCTCGGCATCCCCGTCGAGATGGGCGGCAACGGACAGGGCACCAACCCCGAGCAGCTGTTCGCCGCCGGATACGCCGCCTGTTTCGGCAGCGCCCTCGGCGTGGTCGGCCGCGCGGCGAAGGTCGACGTCAGCGACGCCGCGGTGACCGCCGAGGTCGGCATCGGCAAGCAGGGCGAGGGCTTCGCGCTCGCCGTCACCCTCCGGGTCGAGCTGCCCGAGGGCCTCGACGCGGAGACCGGCCGCAAGCTGGTCGAGCAGGCCCACCAGGTCTGCCCCTACTCCAACGCCACCCGCGGCAACATCCCCGTCGACCTCGTCATCGAGTAA
- a CDS encoding GNAT family N-acetyltransferase, translating into MTITYRWRGDLDNAALDALHADGFGHPATGTDWRTRLERHSLGWVCAGEDGALAGFVNVAWDGGDHAFLLDTVVARDHRSRGVGTRLVEVAAEHARAAGCEWLHVDFEDHLRAFYLDACGFRTTAAGLIAL; encoded by the coding sequence GTGACCATCACCTACCGGTGGCGGGGAGACCTCGACAACGCCGCCCTCGACGCCCTGCACGCCGACGGCTTCGGCCACCCGGCCACCGGGACCGACTGGCGCACCCGACTGGAACGGCACAGCCTCGGCTGGGTCTGCGCGGGCGAGGACGGGGCACTGGCCGGCTTCGTCAACGTCGCCTGGGACGGGGGAGACCACGCCTTCCTCCTGGACACGGTGGTGGCCCGCGACCACCGCTCCCGCGGGGTCGGCACCCGACTGGTGGAGGTCGCCGCCGAACACGCCCGTGCGGCCGGGTGCGAGTGGCTCCACGTCGACTTCGAGGACCACCTGCGCGCGTTCTACCTCGACGCGTGCGGATTCCGGACCACGGCGGCCGGGCTCATCGCGCTGTGA
- a CDS encoding DinB family protein, which yields MTSTAAKTDLRFYLQCARDALLWKLEGLSEYDVRRPATPTGTNLLGLVKHAAGVELGYLGDTFGRPSGEPLPWLEDGAEANADMWVTADESREDVVELYRRAWAHADATIDALALDTVGRVPWWADGKDEVTLHHAVTRVIADTHRHAGHADIVRELMDGAVGMSEGNVGVAPGDAAWWEDHRGRLERAAREADRRAAQDRVR from the coding sequence ATGACATCGACGGCTGCCAAGACCGATCTCCGCTTCTACCTCCAGTGCGCACGCGACGCGCTGCTCTGGAAGCTGGAAGGGCTCTCGGAGTACGACGTCCGTCGCCCGGCGACACCGACCGGCACCAACCTCCTGGGGCTGGTGAAGCACGCCGCCGGTGTGGAGTTGGGGTATCTCGGCGACACCTTCGGGCGGCCGTCCGGCGAACCGTTGCCCTGGCTGGAGGACGGTGCCGAGGCCAACGCGGACATGTGGGTCACCGCCGACGAGTCACGCGAGGACGTCGTGGAGCTGTACCGCCGGGCGTGGGCCCACGCGGACGCGACGATCGACGCGCTGGCGCTGGACACGGTCGGCCGGGTGCCCTGGTGGGCCGACGGGAAGGACGAGGTGACGCTGCATCACGCCGTGACCCGCGTGATCGCCGACACCCACCGGCACGCCGGGCATGCCGACATCGTCCGGGAGCTCATGGACGGTGCCGTGGGGATGAGCGAGGGCAACGTCGGCGTGGCGCCGGGGGATGCGGCCTGGTGGGAGGACCACCGCGGCCGGCTGGAGCGGGCGGCCCGGGAGGCCGACCGGCGTGCGGCCCAGGACCGGGTCCGGTGA